The Pocillopora verrucosa isolate sample1 chromosome 9, ASM3666991v2, whole genome shotgun sequence genome includes the window AAGTTAGccgcgctcactcgtgagctttCTTGTTAAACGCTCGAATAGAAATTACATCTCTACTAGCAACCATGAATTGTTCCGTTTGAATTGCGGGAATTTGATAGTTGACCGCAAGAAGGGGCACGTAGGGTTTGTTAGAATTTAATGGCCCCAtcgattttattcacaaattgcaccatttttcgCTCTAAATCGTATTCGTTTCCCAGTCAATGAGAAATCTTTTCTGAATTAACTAAttagaggaaaatgaaagacaacttttgcacCTTCTTACAAACCAGCCCATCACTGAATCAATACGATATTTGTACAActgaataattatttctttgagcgactgaattttgcgatttcaaaatggatgtaataaggtggtaattgaacttcatGTCGTGCAATTTCTTATACAAATTGCACTTACCATAAAATATCAGAGGTGATTCTACTGTCGAAGTTCATGACGgcttatttttctctattttaacAAACAAGTTCCAGGTAAACCGGAAGTGACTGTTGGACAACCGGAGGAGACTGTTGTAGTATCTTGGACTCTAAAGGAAAAGAACGGCGTCATCAAAGAGTATCACGTGACTTATGTAAATGAGGATGATGCTTCGGAAACCAAGACTCTCACCACAAAGAAAATGGAAGCGCAGTTTGATTTGAAGGCGGGAAAAACTTATCAATTTCAGGTCGGGCAAACTCTCTCATAAGTTTGAATTAACTTAAGCATCAGTCGAAATTGCTTCTTATGCTCGTGAGGAAGAAACCTTTTAGATAAATGCTTTACTATTACCTCCCTAGATATTTGCTGTAAACGACATCGGAAGGGGCCCTGCTGGGATCAAGACGTACACGCCAAGAAAAGGTTAGGTTGTTCATCGTTGTTGAGTCAATTGGCTGTAAGATCGACATTATCAAACTATCACCTAATGTATCTtagttttcacattttctttcaaacCATTCCCGTCAGTGAAGTGGAAAATCAAATCAACTAAAATTGAATAAAGCTTATTCAAGTTTTTAGTTCACATACTGGTCTACAATGACAACAACTCAATCCAGTTACCGACCACTAGACCTTAATTCAGTTAAGTAAGATTCGTCTTGTGACCTTTTACAGTTTAATAGACAGGAATGACTGTGAAGATATTGCAAGTCTAGACAACCAATAAAGGCATGAGGATAAACCGGAAAGGAATGAGGAAGGTTACGGATTGAGAAGATCATCACAGCTTGTCAAGGACAAAATTTATAACTAATCCcttaaattgtttattttgttgttgttgttgtaaggCGTAAACCTTGAAGTGGCTCCTTTGAGCaacaatgaatgaatgaaaaataaaattaaatgaaagaaataatgacAGAAATGCGAAGAATAACGATTGGACGGAAAGATTAGAAATTATGTATTTGAAAACCGTATAATAAAATTCAAGCTAATTTTCTCTGATCGAAAATTAttagatttcattttttcccgAACATTCTGATTGAAAGATTGAGTAATTACTGTCGTGATTAAATGGTTACAGATAACTCGAAGAAAATACAGCTTATTGTTTACGCAGCTGGAGGAGGAGGAGCACTGCTGCTCGTTATACTAATAGTGGTCATTGTTGTCTTTGTCGTGTCTCGTAGAAGGTAAGtattttgcagaaaagaaggtgtttttaattttaccttgAGATCAGGTCTTGATTTCATTAAAATGGGAGCGAAAATCAGTTATCGTCTTTATCTAAAGTATGGTGcgatatatatatttatgtgtGTTAAACTAGGAGAAGTAAAAAGAGTGTAGAGGAAGCCTATATGCAGGCCCTTCAGCAAGGTAAGACTATTTGATATTAGTACAGCTAGCGTTGTACCTCGAAATCTGCGATCTGATTGGCTTTGTTACTCACTATCCACACCTAGCAGACAGCGAGTAAATTGGGCGgtagtaaacaaaaaaaagtaaaattatggAATTGTCGCGTTGCCCGGATCAGATTTGAACGACTAGCAGATTAACATTATCACAACTAGAACATTCGCTTTGATTAATTATCACCAATAATAATTTTCTCGATAGAGGTTTCGGTTCCCTTCTGAGAATGATCAATTTAAGATTATTGCTCAATTAATTTACAGAGTTTCTGCATTTTCGAGTGACATGATTAACGCTTGACCAATTAGCGTGTATTTACGTTTATAATCACCTGGCTTGTTGCAAATAAATATGTGTTTCCGCTCTCTTCTCTTTCGCTTCTACTCTGTCGAAGCCACTTATACAAATGGAACTGTGCAGTTACCAAATCATAATATCATTGCACTGAAAGCAAATCATTAACGTCTTTATGCCATATTGGCCATTCAAGGACAGAAAAGACATTACCTCCTTTAATTGCATACCGTAATTGAGATGGTAGTTTCAGAGGTGTGATGTAAGTCAATATTTCCTGAAACTTTCCATTTTTAGGAAATGAACTTCAAACCACGAATCCTCGAGACCAGCGAACCTACATCGACCCTAACGACTACATCGACGTACAAGAACATCTGACATCATTCACGACTGAACTAAAAAGAAGTGACATCAAACTCGAAGGAGTTATCGGACAAGGTAAATGTTTAACCTAGATCAATATTGACGATAAGTTGACTATTGTTGAGTCAGGGAAGGAGTAGGTTCGCAGTTGCTCAGATGCTTGGAttgatcttttaattttagtatATATTGATACGTACAGGTTATTATATTTAGCTTTTGCGCAGTTGTCATACAAGTGTTTGTCAGATAACTTTTCGTTATCAAAGATGTTTTCTTCTCTAAGGGAGTTTTCGGATGTCTACAAAGGAATATTAAAGTCTCGTGAAGGCAAAGGAGTGGTTGCTGTCAAAGTCTTGAGGGTCAGTCCCGTCATGCATTGCTTTGATAAGATGGACATCGTACAGCGTAGCTTAAATCATTCAGTCAGATTAACTCTACTTATCTTTTGCTGATACGCGTAGCTTTGCGTTCGTTATTTCGTCCTCTCAATTATTCTTATTTCATATCCCACCACTGATGACGAGATTCAAAATCTAATATCATGAGAGAATGTCGATGTTACTATGATAAATGCACTATTTCGTTgaaatgttcctttttctttatttcagccTGGTTCCAGCGAGAAAAATCAGAAAGATTTTCTTTCCGAAGCATCCTTAATGGGCCAATTTGATCACCCAAATGTTATCCGCCTTGTCGGAGTGGTGACACGAAGTAAGAGGAGAACTGAACAATCTTTATTGAAGACTCGACAATGAAATCATGAAGCTACTTTGTGTCAGTTTTAACATACGGTTATATACAATGATACTAGATTTAAAGTTGAATTGATTTCCATGCTTTCAGGTAGACCAACGATGATTCTGACGGAATTCCTGGAAAGTGGATCATTGGATCACTTTTTACAGGTTCGAGACTTGCATCTAGTTTTCTGTGTGCTTCGCTACGCTTCGATTCGTTTGCAATAGATAGGAATAACGAGTTGGTTCTTGATCTCGCCTGGCGAGGGTTTAACAATATTCTTCTgtaaagaacaacaacaacatcaaccaAAAACAGTTACTCAAACCTAatcaaaatacagaaacaaagTTCTGATTGGGAGGCTTGCGCTTGTAACTGCTCATTTTGTGTCATAAACACCTTATGAGGCAGTAATTGTGGTgttttaaaattgcaataatgATGCACTTTACGGAAACCCTTTACATCTCTCCATCAACCTtcctaacaaagaaaaaaaagaagaccttGTAGTTCTTCCAAATTGTCCTCCCTTGATTTACGTTACGGCTACAGAGCAATTGAACATGTCGTATCTTAACCACTTGCATTCGGAAAAATCCAGGGTATTTAAATTTAGGTGGTGGACCCGGAGGACGCAGAAAGATCTTACGTTACAAAAAATGAATTGAAGTGAAAAAGCTcagacaaaagggaaattcaagGCATTTTTAGTCCTTAGTTAAAAACGCTCCCTTAAAAatcgttaataatttatttatacattatTCCAGTCCtaatgcaaataaaaatgatgaCGAGTTTCCTACTTCTAACCTCGTCGACTACGCACCTAGAGTTAGCAGAGAATGGAGCCTCCATTGATCATTTGGCCGGGAGGGGGAAGGGCTTATAGAGGTACAACTGTAGCTCATTGATGTACCCTTCTGATTATATTTTCATACTTCTGCGCTACAAATTAACGGGAAATGTAACTTTAGCGGAACTAAAAAGCGTTCACAACATTTATCACTTCTGCAAACTCAGCTGAACCTCTACCTTCGCTATAAACTTTAAACCTCTCCAAATCTCTGGCTGCATTGTTAAATGAAGTCTCTTTTCAGAAAAATCTATGACGATTTTGTACCTGTATCTATGAAGTACCAATATCTAAAGAGCAAACATATATTAAAACTGTCAGGAAAACTTCGCTCTCGAACACATAATGGCAAGTTTGTTTTCAGTAGTTTCTTACCCTCAAGTTttccgccatctttgatttccGCTGTACATACCAGCTACTTACCACTGGCTCAGTTACGACTTGGCAAAAATGGCGGACAACTGAACCaggaaatttcttttgttgACCTTTGGTTAACAAGTAATTTTAAAGCTCGTTAAATGTAATGTAATGCAACTATTTTGGAAGTatgtaaattattacaaaatcatGTCACGGTTGAATTGGGAAATCACACGAATTGATATTAGTTTCTGAAAACCGCTGAGAAACATTAGTTATCAAGAATATTAGCTACGAAGAACACATGGATTTAGTTTGCTGATGAAGACAACAGGAAAGATAGACAACCAGCGTTTTGCTTAGTGTCTTTTCCGTCAGTGAAATCAACTGCATATATTATTTCAGTCGCACTTTAGCGGACATCGATGCACACGACCTTTAGTCGTTGACAAACTACCGCGGAAGTCTAATTGCTATTACACCATTTTGTCCTCAACCTGTTGTAATGGTAAATTATTTTCGATCGTCCATCAAACTCTGATCAACTCGGAACAATCAGTCAATTACTGGCAGCTGGTAAGTGTACTCTCTGTTAGAGAACATTAGATTATTCTTTAACAACACAACGATAGTTAATTGAGTCAAGTGAGTGGTTTATATCATTGTTTACTCGTTTAAAGTTTTATGATCGCTTCTTTAAAGAACcctttttctatttattcatcGTTTATAATCTTAATACGTACTCTTTGACGTTTTCTAAATTTGAATCAGCGAAGGCGACAGAGAAAACATTGTTCCTTTAAGGGAACAACACCGAACGCTTAGAACATTTCTTTGTGAGGAAGTCGATCTGTCTAgtgcaaaatgtttgaaaactttgttgGCTTTTGACAGTATTTGGACTGCCTCATTAACCGGACCAGAGTAGGTATTTATTGATGCATATTCATTCAGACTTCTACGTTAAGGACAGGTCAGTCTAAATATGCACATGTAGATAATTGACAAGAAGGGTTCTCACTGACCACTTGTTTatggaaagaaattgaaaatacatcCGGTTGCTCTTGCATACGGCGgagaaaaaatggcaaaaaaacttGGACAGAAGCATGTTAATGTGTGACTTAATTGAGAAAACAACATAAACGTTTGTCACACCACCAGGTAGCCGTTTCATGAAGCTACATCTGgatcacaattttcatttgtcaaaTTGTCCTGGCTGCTTTATTTTGCGTGGCCCGtcattttgtatttaaaactgaaattcttTCTATAATACCATTACTAGAAACGATACAGCTTAAGCACCTTccattgtcatttttttttcgttaaaattACCGTGGAAGAATGAAATTGAAGTGAGAGGTCTTTCAGTTTTATAGAGTCAGTTTCACTCTGACCTATATGTTGCTAGGTCAAACTGACAGTGAAGGCAGGACATTGTAGGGCATATCTCTGACTGCGTAGATTTGTCCTTAACTAACTCTAACTTTAACAGTAAAAGATATTCTAATGCAGCGGATATGCAAACAAGCCAGATTTTAAACTTATGTCAACTGAGACATTTAAGAGAAATCGAGGCTCATTTTGATCAAGAGACAGTCAGGGAACATAATATATGTGACgtaaatgaaagtgatcctcgcagtaatgtgcactacttgggcagtagtgaaaataaggcctgaaaaaaattcaggcatgacctttgcgatactggtgcagcgctctaccaactgagctatcaagtCAACTGGGAGTTGGCTCGTtagctcagttggcagagcgctgcactggtatcgcagaggtcatgggttcaaatcccatacaggcctgaattttttgtcaggccttattttcactactgcccaagtagtgcacattactgcgaggatcactttcattcacgtctttatcgGCAATTTATCATCACTTTTCGAATAATCTTTCGTATAATTTAGATCAATCTGAAATGCGCTGTACATAATTGTAAGACTTTATAAGCAGTTGTTCATTACGTATCAAACATCCTAAAACGGCACACCGCGATGTAATCCTTTCAGCTAAATCTCTTACATGCACCCAGTGCTTGCAgcgacctttttttttaattttttagggtAACATTATGGCTTATTTTCAAAGTTCCATCATCCTGTaaaaaggggaggggggtggggtgggataTGAAACAAGCTGCTTCCTTGTAGTTACTTTACCTTTTTTCACATAGGGATAATGTATTTGATATCTTGATTCAACAACAGATCAACGTTCATCATATGCTGTATGGATCACTTTTTGGTCACAGTTTCAATTCTTCTACTTTTTGTGACCCTTTCATCCTCTGATGAAGGTATGTGGGATCAATAAAGAGGGTTGTAATGAGGTGATGGATTTCACGGCTGacgattaaaattttggccattttactgCCAACGGTTGATTTTTTCCGTTATggttaaattaaaaagttttacgcGAAACTTTCTTTACGACTTATGGTTAAAAATTAGTCCATTTTTACGGTTAATGTTTGTCAGATCAGAAAAGCTGTCAAATTTACACAACTTCATTAATAACCTTTCAACACATTTCTCTGTAGTGATTTTAGAGAAACAGCCAACACCAAGTAAGAGTTGGATCTGGGATGCACCAAGGCCAGCTGGTGTATCCGGTGGGCCGGCCGGGGTATGATTCTATCTTTTAACTGTTGTTTagtcatttaatatttttatatgtaTTATTCCACAGTGGACGTGAATTTTACATGGTTCTTAAgcatacttttcttttaaataaatactgAAATGAAGCTTGAGAAGATCCTAATAAAATAACGCGATCtatcacaacattttcttttctttcgtattttttccctttccaatcaaaaactatctttttaagctgaaaattttcaataaggAATGCTACCTGCAGAATTTCCCCGTGAAAGGTTGTCCCCTTTCACACGGTTTTAACCTCTCGTCAGTCATAGGTCTACTTCAAGCACTGAAGCTGGAAGTTAAAACATGGATGTTCTCAATTAAAACCCCCAAAACACAGTGCTATAATGAATGAAATCCAGTGTTCCTCGGTTACAATCGAAAATAAGATCTTTTTTTGATGAATAGAATCTAATAACCTCCTGATATATTATTTCAACTTGTTAATAGTGGGTGAAGCTGACACATTACGAAACCTGTGATATTTCTCTGAATGGACACCCACAACCAAACAACTGGCTTCGAAGTAAACCTATAGGGATCCACAGTGGAGTGAAAGCAGTCGACATTACTATTGAGTACCTAACTAATAACTGTTCGTCCTTTTCTGACAATGGAGGGAAATATTGCAAAGAGTATTTCGACTTATATGTACATCAGTCTGAGCAACCAACGGAACCCGACCCTCTGACAAACAATGCTACCTATGAGAAGATTGCTAAAACAGCTCCGTCAGCTCTTAGCATCAGAGTGCCTCAAACGTTTAGTGTAGACGTTAAAAGAAAGTACATCATATTGGCTTTTCATGACCAGGGTTCATGTACTGTCCTTTACTCCGTCGCTGTTAAATATTACGTCTGCCCAGAGACAGTTCATGTTGACGGTTTGGTGAACTTACCACGTACAATGGCTCCAGCAAACAGCTCAGAGCCAGTTGTAAGTGGTTGTACTAAAAATGCCGTCCACGAGCAAGGTATTTTAAGGGTGAAATGCCAAAGTGATGGGGTCTGGAACATGAGTTCACTAAACGGAAGATGTATATGCATGGAGGATATGGAGAATACGAGGGGGGAATGCAAAGGTACACAATAACATAGAAGTGCAGTGCTGAATAATTCTTCAGGACTAAAACCTTCTCAGGCTGGCAACATGATTAGACAAAAAGATGATTAGTTGTTAGCTCGGTAATGAAATAGAGTATCAAGAATAAAATCAGCGAAAGTCAATTGAAATGACGTTCCAATGATTCGTTTATCATTTTTCAAAGTCTGAGATTCCGATGAGTTTTTTATTAGTACTGAAGAAGCGTGTAAAAGTCTCGTTGCATGTGATTAAAAACTCTACAATGTAGAATGTAGAGTGTTAATTGAGTACTAAATAGTTTTGCCATAATTGAGTCAGATTTAGTGTTTTGTTTAGGTTTTTTCCCTGGATGAAGAGAGAGCATTTCGTAAAGTAAGCATTCAAATTTCCCACGATATTTCTTGAGGATGGTAAATTGTTCGTGTAGATCTTTGTTCCTCTGATTGTGGGCGTTATGCAGCTGTTTTCCAGTAGCTAAGAGCTTGTGTTTAACAATATGTTGGAAAAAGTGTCAGGTGAAAAAGAGGATAGGCGTTTTTGCGTCTGGTTACAAACGtaggagaaagagaaaatttggaTTCCCCACGAGGAATCAAATCCCAGACTCTCGAATTTTGCATTCCGACACTCTGTCAGAGAGACTCTCTAAAGCGAACGAGGTCAGTACTAGTTTCATAGATAGTGCCAAATGCTTCCTGCACACTGCTAGGGTCAGCAAAGTCGAAAGCGtcaagtaaagaaataaaataaaaaactatgaGAAACACGAGCCCAGTAATGTAATAGACAAAGTCTAGTAAGGAGACGAAAAAAGCACATTTCTCTATGATCAGACAATTAAAACAATTGGAATATGTATCCTCAAGACCTCTCGTCTATATGTTTCAGTTTCATCACTCAAAATCATTGCAAACCATCGCCAACCCCCAAACCTTCTTCGTTTCATTTTGATCTTCGTCTTCTGATTGAGGTGCTTTATCTTGAGACCAGCTCTCACTGCGACATAAGCATAAGTATTAGCGTGAGAAAACTCGATTTATTCTTAGCATAAATAATAGAATGGCGGAAGCTTTTACTCTAAGGAAAGAATCTAGTCAACTGATAACTCCATAGTCAATTACGAGCATAAGTTTAAActaaatgaaattcaaatttgacaggATCAATTTCCGCTTGAGTACGTGAAATCCCAGTTAAAATGAATAAACTCTTTATATTTAGTCGTTTGGAAAGTGACTTGTTAGTGATAGGGATGGCTTGTAGAATGTAGGCTACGACCGATGGTAATGGCCTTTCACTCCGTCACTGGTTATTGAAGAAAACGCTAAACTCCACAGTTTAGCTCAACTTATTTGTCTTTGGCTGAGAtggatgaaaatttttcaatcgACTTTATCAAGATATCGATATAATTTCCTTCTTCAGATTGCCCAGAAGGTAAATACAACGAAGGGAATGGCTTTAACTGCACAGGTACGGATGCAAATATAGCTTTGTAATTTGAATGGTGTCTGTTCGATTTTAGTTAATTGGTTAAGTGGTCCCAAGCTGTATCCAACTcttcatatttattttcagttgttaGTGCATCACTTTACCGTGGATATCTCGAAATTTTGGTTCACTTACGATTAATTTTGTCATCTTCGTGTGACATTTATCCGTAAATTATATCTTACACATTTGTCATTTCTACTGTATGAGCATCTGTTGAACAAATCTCCTGTTGACGCAATCTCCTGTTGTAGCCATAAAGCAAACCAATAACACCAAATTCGTTAGAATGTTTCCTTAATCTTTCTCTGGCAGACaagcatgaaaaattttaaatatttaggTGATGGCCTATTTTTTTCGGGTGGTCACTTAGTTTACAGGGTTGATTTTCCTAAAAAGATAATGGAGAAAATAGACTGTTAAATATAATTCATAAAAGATGATTCCTGAATAAATATTCTTGTGCTACCCTCACAGCATATCCTAATTCAGTTGTACCATCAGCCCCGAAAAATGTCCAAGTAATCTTCGTTAACCGAAGTGCGTTGGAGTTAAAATGGCAGCCTCCTGCAGTAACCGGTGACCAGACCCACGTGTTTTACGACGTCGACTGCCTTAAGCCGTGTGAGggtgaagaagaaaacaagtgcGTTAGTAAAGCTTGCGGGAGTGACGTCATTTTCATACCAAGAAAGGATAGCTTCAATGTCACTCACGTTATTGTTGGAAACCTTACTTCATATGTAAACTACACCATGAAAATCTGCACTAAGAACCGAGTGAGCGAAGTAGCGAGAAGGAAACATGGAATCGAGGCAAGTCTCTCGGAAGTAACAGTGAGGACAAACGGATCAGGTAAGTCATGATCGGCTCCTTGACTAAAGAGAGTATCACACAAATTCCCATCTATTTATCTATTGTTTCGGTGTAGAGACTTAGGGTTACATCACAGTTCATTTCATGATTCAAAGTTTATGATTCATCTCTGTGAAAAAAACTAGTTCCAGGTAAACCGGAAGTGTCTGTCGAACAGCCGGAAATGGCTGTTGTTGTATCTTGGACATTAAAGGAAAAGAACGGAATCATTAAAGAGTACCACGTGACATATATAAGAGAAGATGAGAACTCGGAAACCAAGACTCTTGCCACCAAGAAGATGGAAGCAAGGTTTGATTTAAAGGCTGGAAAAACTTATCAATTGCAGGTAGAAACATTTTATTACTTATCCGAGTTAATAatcagtttataatctcttttagaaaaaaagagTTTGTTTAAGGCAACTAAATAACAAAGTATTAAATATTTAAGATTGAATGTTTTGGCACTCTTAAGGTTCATGAAGTATAAGTGATTGTAAAATGCACGATGGCTGAAAAAGAACGTCTAACCTTAGCTCCATAGGAAGACGCTATTTTTGTGCTCTTGAGGAACAATCCTCTCTAATGAATACTATGATTTCTCTTCCCTAAGGTATTTGCCATAAACCAGATCGGAAGGGGACCTGTAGGAGTGAAGAATTTTACGGTGAAAAACAGTTAGTATGTGTACTTCGTTGCGAAGTCACTTTACTTGTAAGATTGACTTATTGGGACTCTcttaactatttcagtttgaGCATTTTCCTTCTAGTTATTCCTATAATTTCAGCCCAAAATGATATCAGTCAATTTTGTGTTCCTTAGCTCTTGGGCTCCCATGACACCAAGATTCCGAAAAGAGGACTATCATGAAGTTAGAAGAATTGCATTACGACCTCTTTTTAGGTTAAATATAGGGGAATTTTGAAATGATAGAGCTTGAATAGAAAAGCAACAAAGATATCAGATTATATATTAGACCAAAGAGGAAGGTGGGTGGTTAAGTACGTTGGAGATCAACCAGTATTGTAAAAGACAAATCTAAAGGAATTCCAGTTTTTTTCGTAAGGCATAACGCTGATGTACTTGCATCAAGCCGgaaattttgaacagaaatAATGATAAGAAATTTGAAGGAAGGAGTTTTTCGGAAAGGTACTATGAAGAAAGATAATAAGAAATTAGTTAACTAGGAACGAGTAATGGGTGTTCAGCTAAGTTTCTCTTTTAGGAAAAGATAAATTCTTTAGGTTTTCGCAATCTTAAAAAAAGTATGGAAAAACGATCACAGATGGAATACACATGATTTAATGCCCTTTCACTTCAACGTTTGGCATTTTAAGTTATACATACACTCTTAGCGGTAAAAAAAGCAACACAATTTCTATTGACAGTCTTGGTGCCATCAATTCACGTAAATTTTTGACATCGTCTCCTAAAGAAAGTTGAACAAATtctaattttgttgttgcttttatttACTGTTAGAAACCAAGGTTGAGACCTATCTAGGGGTCGTCTACGCATTGGCTGCCTTACTCTTACTAGTACTTTGCGTCATGTGTTTCGTCTGTTATATCGTGTGGAAAAGGTAAGTTTGGAAGGCATCTAGCAAAGAAGAACATGGAAATTTCAGCTCCGGAAGCCATTTAATTTGAAGAATACTCTCAACAAATTAAAAAGTCTTAGAGCTGTACAAGAACTGACCAAAACACAAGAAATTCACCAAGTCACGAGTAAATATTAActttgtgttttatttagtgGATAAAAGGTTAGTGTCAAATTTGACAATTTCTGAAACATTGAGATGACCTATGTAGCTCAATTTTTTCTGagctaaaagtttttcaagctAGTCGACTAAGTTTCCTTTATCTTCGTCTTGAGGTCATAGTTATCGTTTGAGGCAACAGAAAgtgaaacatattttaaacgTAGTCAAAACTGAATCACCACAAAGACGCTTGAAGGGATACAAACATTTCAACTAAAATgtgtaaaactgaaaatgaaattttaactgTCAGTCAATCTTCTGGCTTGGCTTCATGCTTCCCTACCTTATTATATTTCTACATTAAAGCGAAAGAAGAGTTTAATAATTTCGTATTTGCGCCAATAGATGGTGCCGAAGCCGAATTGCTGAGAAAAGGGCAGCTGAATCCAACATTAGGGTATATGATGGTAAGTCCAGTTTATAACACACTATATCATAGAACATACCAAAACATTACAACCAAAAGGCCCCATTTATATGGTATTGGGTACGCGAGACAACTCTCCCCCCGAGTTACCCTAAGCGAGCTAACTTTTCCcttatttctttacaaaattcaGCCGACCGTTTACATGAGGTTGTGAACTCATCTCGGGAAGGCGAGACAACTCgaagggaagggggaggggggaggggatgcGTGCGCACGAATATGTCGAATATGTAACCTGGCCGAACGAGGGTTAGCAGATGTCAAATTTCATATCAACGCCCCGTACACTTGTCTCTATCCACAGGCGCACAAACTTCCCTCTTGAGGAGATAAACATagtaaagataaataaataataattataataaggGAAGACTCCATAGAGTCGCTTTATTTGCCTTGTGCAGAAGAGAGACAAAAGCAGCAAGCAACTGCGGAGAGCCTTAGTTTGTTTTGGCTTTCTGCATGCTTACCATTGGAAATTTTTCCTTAGA containing:
- the LOC136283489 gene encoding ephrin type-B receptor 3-like, producing the protein MVTDNSKKIQLIVYAAGGGGALLLVILIVVIVVFVVSRRRRSKKSVEEAYMQALQQGNELQTTNPRDQRTYIDPNDYIDVQEHLTSFTTELKRSDIKLEGVIGQAFAQLSYKCLSDNFSLSKMFSSLREFSDVYKGILKSREGKGVVAVKVLRPGSSEKNQKDFLSEASLMGQFDHPNVIRLVGVVTRSRPTMILTEFLESGSLDHFLQVRDLHLVFCVLRYASIRLQ
- the LOC131798856 gene encoding ephrin type-A receptor 4-like, producing MDHFLVTVSILLLFVTLSSSDEVILEKQPTPSKSWIWDAPRPAGVSGGPAGWVKLTHYETCDISLNGHPQPNNWLRSKPIGIHSGVKAVDITIEYLTNNCSSFSDNGGKYCKEYFDLYVHQSEQPTEPDPLTNNATYEKIAKTAPSALSIRVPQTFSVDVKRKYIILAFHDQGSCTVLYSVAVKYYVCPETVHVDGLVNLPRTMAPANSSEPVVSGCTKNAVHEQGILRVKCQSDGVWNMSSLNGRCICMEDMENTRGECKDCPEGKYNEGNGFNCTAYPNSVVPSAPKNVQVIFVNRSALELKWQPPAVTGDQTHVFYDVDCLKPCEGEEENKCVSKACGSDVIFIPRKDSFNVTHVIVGNLTSYVNYTMKICTKNRVSEVARRKHGIEASLSEVTVRTNGSVPGKPEVSVEQPEMAVVVSWTLKEKNGIIKEYHVTYIREDENSETKTLATKKMEARFDLKAGKTYQLQVFAINQIGRGPVGVKNFTVKNKTKVETYLGVVYALAALLLLVLCVMCFVCYIVWKRWCRSRIAEKRAAESNIRVYDEIPISSLHEYQNVDDFKLDRQKLTTVQVLGSGNFGQVCKAIYGPLRTEVAVKSLKDNALPKDVQDFKTELAFMSSLQPHPHVVKLIGCCIEKDPSLIVLEYLVYGDLLGYLRKSRGIEDTYNIGEKGPSSSLREKDLLSFAWMIADGMNYLASMKIVHRDLAARNVLVGDNKVCKISDFGLARGLEEDIYTRKTQARLPIKWMPPESLFYGTSTTMSDVWSYGIVMWEVFTIGGSPYPGKTSRKTANLLQTGYRMPRPAHISQELYSIMKECWEEEPSKRPTFQWLCSAMKRLLDDHKTYVNLEIYDGKNYVNFDMMMDKE